In Primulina eburnea isolate SZY01 chromosome 3, ASM2296580v1, whole genome shotgun sequence, one DNA window encodes the following:
- the LOC140826491 gene encoding large ribosomal subunit protein eL39-like, with amino-acid sequence MIKKKLAKKQRQNRPIPYWIRMRTDNTIRYNAKRRHWRRTKLGF; translated from the coding sequence ATGATAAAGAAGAAATTAGCGAAGAAGCAGAGGCAAAACAGGCCGATTCCGTACTGGATCCGCATGAGGACTGACAACACCATCCGATACAACGCCAAGCGCCGCCATTGGCGTCGCACAAAACTTGGATTCTGA
- the LOC140826489 gene encoding putative methylesterase 11, chloroplastic, with the protein MGSCFSRDGGSTASRRPSRRIANRSASLAGGGAVGSSRWARIRKEDGLIHEQALAAAILFQQQKQNGGGTQFDRSSSLRYPSVKEKKNQALPRSSSSRARSLTDPLLQPHQLVNQDINLANLETSHFVLVHGGGFGAWCWYKTIALLEEGGYKVTAVELTGSGIHSFDTNHITSLSQYVKPLTDFFEKLAEGEKVILVGHDFGGACISYAMELFPSKVSKAIFIAATMLIDGQSALDVFSEAESNELMRRAQVFLYANGNDQSPTAIDFDKSLLKDLLFNQSPTKDVALASVSMRSIPFSPVLEKLSLSETKQGVVRRFFIKTLEDNAIPVVVQECMINRSPPEQVFHLKGADHSPFFSKPQALHKLFVEVSKIP; encoded by the exons ATGGGGTCATGTTTCTCGCGGGACGGTGGATCAACGGCGTCGAGAAGACCGTCGAGGCGAATTGCGAATCGCTCAGCCTCGCTGGCGGGAGGCGGCGCTGTGGGAAGCAGTCGGTGGGCGAGGATTCGGAAAGAGGATGGCTTGATTCACGAGCAAGCGCTGGCGGCGGCGATCCTGTTTCAGCAACAGAAGCAGAACGGAGGTGGGACGCAGTTTGACAGGTCTTCTTCGTTAAGGTATCCGAGTGttaaagagaagaaaaatcAGGCATTGCCGAGGAGTTCGAGCTCCAGAGCTAGGTCGCTCACTGATCCCCTGCTACAACCTCATCAACTTGTTAATCAG GATATCAACCTTGCGAATCTTGAAACCAGCCATTTCGTACTTGTTCATGGTGGTGGCTTTGGTGCCTGGTGCTGGTATAAAACGATTGCGTTACTAGAGGAAGGTGGATATAAAGTAACAGCTGTGGAGTTGACTGGTTCTGGGATTCATTCGTTTGACACGAACCACATCACCAGTCTTTCACAATATGTGAAACCGCTTACTGATTTTTTTGAGAAGCTGGCCGAGGGAGAGAAG GTGATTTTAGTTGGACACGATTTTGGAGGGGCATGTATATCATACGCAATGGAGCTGTTTCCCTCTAAAGTTTCAAAAGCTATTTTTATTGCTGCAACAATGTTGATCGACGGCCAAAGTGCCCTTGATGTGTTTTCAGAG GCAGAATCAAATGAATTGATGCGACGAGCACAGGTATTCCTGTATGCCAATGGAAATGATCAATCTCCAACTGCTATTGATTTCGATAAGTCCCTCTTGAAAGACTTGCTATTCAACCAGAGTCCCACAAAG GATGTTGCATTGGCTTCTGTCTCAATGAGATCAATTCCCTTTTCACCAGTTTTGGAGAAACTCTCTCTTTCTGAAACAAAGCAAGGGGTTGTAAGAAGGTTTTTTATCAAAACGCTGGAAGACAATGCCATACCCGTTGTTGTACAAGAATGCATGATAAATAGAAGCCCTCCGGAGCAGGTATTCCATCTTAAAGGTGCAGACCACTCACCTTTTTTCTCAAAGCCTCAGGCGTTGCATAAACTTTTTGTAGAGGTATCGAAGATTCCATGA